Below is a genomic region from Longimicrobium sp..
GTGCGGATACGTGGGCTCGGCGCTGGCGGCGCGCCTCGCCGCGGACGGGGACGAGGTGTGGGGGATGCGCCGCTCGCCCGACGGCCTCCCCGCGGGTGTGCGCCCGCTCGCGGCGGACCTGCGCGACCCGGCGACGCTGGCGGGGGTGCCGGAGGGGCTCACCACCGTCTTCTACACGGCGGCGGCGGATGGAGGGTCGGAGGACGATTACCGTGCGGTGTACGTGGACGGCCCGCGCAACCTGCTCGCGGCGCTCAAGGCGCAGGGGCAGCGGCCACGGCGCGTCATCTTCACCTCCAGCACCGGCGTGTACGCCCAGTGCGGCGGCGAGTGGGTGGACGAGGATTCGCCGGCCGAGCCGGCCGGATTCCGCGGGCGCACGATGCTGGAGGGGGAGTCGATCGTCCTCGGGGGCCCGTTTCCTGGCGTGGTGCTGCGGCTGGGCGGGATCTACGGGCCCGGCCGCACGAGCTACATCGACCGCGTGCGCTCCGGCGCGGCCGAGTGCACGGCCGTCACCACGTACACCAACCGCATCCACCGCGACGACTGCGCCGGCGCGCTCCGCCACCTGATGCACCTACCGTCGCCGGAATCGATCTACATCGGCGTGGACCGAGAGCCGGCGGAGAGCTGCGAGGTCCTGCACTGGCTCGCGGCCACACTGGGCCAGCCTGCGCCCCGCCGCGCGGAGGTCGCCGTTGCCCCGCGCAGCAACAAGCGCTGCGGCAGCGACCGGCTCGCGTCGTCCGGTTATACGTTTCGCTATCCCACGTACCGCGAAGGGTTTGCGGCGCTGTTGTGATCCTGCCGCGGGAGAGGGGTCCTGCGAATGGCCGGGCACGGGCAGACACGTGGGTCTGCCCCTAGGGGATCCTGTGTGCGTGGTCGGTGGTCACGGTAGCGCAGAGGTGGGTCACGCCCATACGGGATCTCTGTGGGTAAGGCGGTCACACGGTAGGGCAGAGGTGGGCGTGATGAATCACGCCCACGGGATCTGTGTGCGTGGGGCGGCGGTCAGGGTAGGGCGGAGGTGGGCGTGATGATGAACCACGCCCATACGGGATCGGTGTGCGTGGGGCGGCGGTCAGGGGAGGGCAGAGGTGGGCGGGATGAATCACGCACGTACGGGATCTGTGTGCGTAAGGCGGGTGGCGGTGCGGCGCAGGTTCACTCGTCGGCGAAGGCTTTTTTCAGCAGTGAGATCTGGGCAGTGTGGGCGAGGTTGTGCTGGACGATGCCGTGGAGGAGGACGTAGTAAGTCACTCCGCTGCCGAGAGGGGCGTCGCGCGCTTCGCCGAGGATCTCGCCAAGGGCGGCGACGGGGAAGCGCTCCACCTCGTCGAGCAGCTCGCGATGGGCTGCTTCGAGGCGCGCCACCGCCTCGCGCCACGCGTCGT
It encodes:
- a CDS encoding SDR family oxidoreductase, which produces MERVLIAGCGYVGSALAARLAADGDEVWGMRRSPDGLPAGVRPLAADLRDPATLAGVPEGLTTVFYTAAADGGSEDDYRAVYVDGPRNLLAALKAQGQRPRRVIFTSSTGVYAQCGGEWVDEDSPAEPAGFRGRTMLEGESIVLGGPFPGVVLRLGGIYGPGRTSYIDRVRSGAAECTAVTTYTNRIHRDDCAGALRHLMHLPSPESIYIGVDREPAESCEVLHWLAATLGQPAPRRAEVAVAPRSNKRCGSDRLASSGYTFRYPTYREGFAALL